The Elephas maximus indicus isolate mEleMax1 chromosome 15, mEleMax1 primary haplotype, whole genome shotgun sequence DNA window caccttgggtccccatttccatttgtccagttttcttgtccctttctgccttctcatctttgcttttgggctggtgtgcccattttgttTCACATACATAGTTGAACTacacgtgttattgtttgttttataggcctgtataatctttggctgaagggtgaactcaggagtggcttcaatagtgagttaaaagggtgtccgggggccatactctctggatttttccagtctctgtcagacaagtaagtctggtctttctctgggagtgtgaattttgttctacatttttctcctgttctgtctaggaccctctattgtgacccctgtcagagcagtcagtggtagtagctaggcaccatctagttgttctggactcagtctagtggaggttgtggtagttgtggtccattagttcttcggactaatctttctcttgtgtctttgattttcttcattctactttactccagatggggtgggacttGACACTTGCTTTTGAGGcttgcttttaagctttgttaCGGCAGGTTTAGAGCAGCCTTTAACTTAGAGAGAACTTATCTGTTCAACTAAGGCGATACTCTTTTGGGAACTCTATTCATGCCCAGTGTGTCTTTTTACTGTGGCTGGTTGGAATGGAAAGTATTCCCAGCCCTGTGTAAGATCCAGGAATCGTTTGGCCTACTACTTTCTAGTGGTTCTTTCTCTGGCCTTGGGTAGTTTCCTCTCATGCACGTGAAAATCAGTACTCTGCCAAAGACTCAAAGGAGTTCCTTTGCAGCTCTCCAGCTCTCCCTTTCTGTGCAGCAACCTCCTCATTGGTATTCTGCCCCACAAATTCTAACCACCTCAGCGCATCAAAATTCCAACCTCTGTCTCTTCAACACAGTGAGACCACCAGGCTTGGTCTGGGTTCCGTTTCCCGTTCTGTGGCATGGAAACTACCTATGGACATTAAGCTTAGCAATCATAACACtgatctttttatttcctttctcttagGGATGACAGTCTTGTGCTGCCTGTTGCCCAACATctgaaaataagtaaatacatattttttgtccagttttctatTGCTTATAGTAGGAGGGCAATTCCTGTGGCAGTTAATCCTTCATAAATTGGGAGGATAATCCCTtatgatacatttaaaaaaaatttttttttattgtgctttaagagaaagtttacaaatcaagtcagtctctcatacaaaaatttatatacaccttcctatatatgcctcgactccacagcactgggtttatatactcctagttgcttacccctaatgagacagcacaatccttccctccactctctcttttggtgtctaCTTGGCTAGCTTCTGAccgatcccctctgccctctcatctcccctccagataggcgccacccacatagtctcatgtgtctacttgatccaagaagctctctcttcacctgtatcattttctatcccatagtccagtccaatccctgtctgcagagctggctttgggaacggttcctgtcttgggctaacagaaggtctggggagcatgaccTCCGgcgtccctctagtctcagtcagaacattaagtctggtctttttatgagaattcctTACAATAGATTTTTAATACACTGCTAGATTTTAGTGTctcattttattgcattttttgcacctatacataggaaaccctggtggcgtaatggttaagagctacggctgctaaccaaaaggtcggcagttcaaatccaccaggcgctccttggaaactctatggggcagttctactctgttctatagggtcactatgagttggaatcgacaagacggcaacgggtttttttataCATACCATATAATGTATACGTGATATACGTATCATATATATATGTTCacctcatgtaccttggacatgttatcaggagggaccagtccctggaaaaggatatcatcctggtaaagtagagagtcagacaaaaagaggaagaccctcgatagatggattgacacagtggctgcaacaatgggctcaaacatagcaacgattgtgaagatggcataggactgggcagtgttttgttctgttgcacacagggttgctatgagtcagaatcagtttgatGACACTTAACAAAACATAAGTGAAATTGGGCTTTTATAAGTTCTTTATCTGTAAGTGTCTTTACCGAACATAAAAGTTCACACAGAATTGTCTAATAGTTATTTTAATCTTATCTCATCAATGGCTATGTCTTCTTCCTCGTTCCTATTGCtgtatatttttctctttgtctcccTTGGACATGCTTGCCAAAGGTTTGTCTAGTCTACTGATCTTTCCAAAGAAGCAGCTCTTGGTTTTATTTATCAATTccattatttttagttttcaatccgtcgatttttatttttactttttttttggtaaattcttCTGATTTCACTAAGTTTATTTACTTGCTCTTTTTCTAGATTCGTATCTCatattcttattttgtttattttctactcAGTTTAAATACTAAAAGCATTTATGTCTGTGGTGTTTAAtcttatgtgtcagcttggctaggcttcTCAGTGGTCGTGACCAGACATTAGAATGGGTGCTCTTccttaatgtaatataatcaactcccatgatgtgatctgctaatcacttgaaaggggagtttccttgggggcttAGCCTGCCTCtaatatatgaagaaatgttctAGCAAAACTTGCTGTCTCTCAGCCCTCCACTGTTCTTGTTGCCTGGCtcttgggatgtaagcctgcagaagtctctggacTGCTGCCTGATTTGCAGGTTTGGATTTACCAGCCCCTGAAACctcatgagccagcagaggtctccccATGAACCATGGATTTGGGAGTTGCCAGCCTCTACGattgtgtgagtcatttccttgaagtcAATATCTATATATTTGTagataacatatataaatatatagatagtcaatatctatatatttatatttacgcGTCACtgcttttgctcctctagagaacccagactaagacaatggctataatttttttttcttcttcttatggCTTTGGCTGCCACTGTTATGAACCAGAACCACCACTTCCATCAGTTATGTAAGACAGAACCAAAACCATAACCCTGTCAGTAATGCAATTATAACTGCACAACATCTTCTGCTTTGAGTGACACTTCCTTTTTCAATAAGAATCTCACCTTACTATAGCCTTTACCGTAAGAAATCAACCAATTCAAAGAGTCATTCCACTTCTGATATCCCAGCCTAGAAACTTTCGAGCCCATCCTATAAGAAATAAAATCCTACACTCATTTCCTCTGACAAGAGGCGATTTCAGAATTGTATATAGGGTGTTCTCACAATTCACTTGCTTACTTTATttgaggagaaggctttctgaaaTTTGGAGATCCCCTGGAGACTCCACTGTGACCTCCTGCCAAGCACAGGCccctgaacctgggtctcctcatGAATCTTCCATTGGAGAATCCCGGCCCACAGCAGAGGTGAGTCACATAGCAGGTTGGTGCTCCAATCTCATTAAAGGTCCCACACACTGAACAGCAATGCTTTCTCAGGAAAATTAGATTTCACCCACTGAAACTCTGCTTTTCTGATTAGacctatcttcagaaaaattattGGTGAAATTATGTTCTCCATCCAGTCTTACCTTTACCTTGTCCTGTCTTATAAAGACTGTCATTGGCTAAAAGGgtaaaaacagcaaaaaatggTCACTGAGTCCACAATACAAGAACTGACAAGTTTAAGGTCTTGTCAGGCTGGTGCCCCTCAATGCACGAAGCCTGCCTTGGGCAACCATCTAAAAATCTTACAAAGTCTATTTCTCCTCTGATCTATCTTTGTGTCCATAAGAATtgatttgggagaaaaaaaaaagtccacaaacTTTCATCACCAGGGGCTGCCACTGTTAGGTCTGTGGTTGGAGACAGCCAAACTCTGGCTGGAGGCCTGAGGTCAGAGGTGTATAAACAACACATTTGACTGATCATTATCAGTTCTCAAGGGATCATCTCAGTCCGCGCAGACTGGACACCTGTTTCTAATGTGCATTTTCATTATAATTCAAATTCTTGTACATGTCTTACAAAATGATACAATGTACCAAGTGATGATTTTGAGGAACTTTCAGTATGACCAAAATTGTCTATCTTAGGGGCACCTTAAAAGGAAAgggcaaaaaatatataaataagagtaaaactcaaaaaaaaaagcagcaaaattTTTAATATTCAGTGGTTTGTCTTCTATGATTAATATGCAAAAACTTAGAATTTAGGTTAGTACACGGAAACTCCAATCCCAGTTTCCCTGACTAGTGCATGTATCAATAGGTCCTTCAGATGCTAAAGCTTGCCTGGAAATGTTGACTGGAAAAACCTGGGAAAGAATCTATGTATTCCTGAGATCCATCAAACAGAACAGGGACTAAAGAAAGCCCAAGATGTGacataatccttactgaaggcaaTATTTATGTTGAGTAGAGACTGACCTGTCTCAATCcagttaggaagaaaaaaaaaaaggcaaattcatTGAGGATTTTAGAAATCACCTTTAACAAGCATTTTGGGGTAGATCAACAGGTGCTGTTGTCTGGGAGGGGAAGGGGCACTCAGATTACCTGGATTACCTGGGATTACCTGGGAAGAGGCTTGAAGGGCTTTCTGAAGTGATGCATTCTATATTTTGATTGGGATTCTGGACACACTGGGTTATGCAACTGTCAAAACTTGTAGTACACTTAATGCCTGCATTTCATCACATGGtaaattttaccttaaaaaaaaaaaacagaagaaccaTAAACAAATACTGACTTTTGATAATGATATGCTTTCTGAAATTATTTAAGGATGAAGTGTACTGTCTGCAATGACTTCCTATTGCTCCTTCAATGAAGGCTTACTTCCCCTGCAAGTAACCCCGTAAGAACTGGCCTCTGCTGACTTTCCGAACTCCCCTGGGAGGTCTCCTCCGCACAGGCATCTTTTTAGCTCTGTGAATCAGCCTTACTCCCTCCAGGCTTCAAGGCCTTGGCATCAAGTGTTCTGTTGACCTGGAACACCATTGGCTCTGGTGACTCCCTATTCTCCGGGTGGGAGCAGGTTCAGTCCTTTGTTCATTTGCATTCTTTTAGGCCAGGCagtttttctttgctttatttactgttatttttattagttgccatgcagttgattctgactcatggtgacctcacgtgtgcagagtagaactgctccacagggttttcaaggctgagaccttttggaaacagattgccaggcctatcctTTGAGACACCTCCTTCCTGCTAGTAGCCTTGctctcttaaccatttgcgccaggAAATGGTGGTTACTAAAACTTGGAACATCAGAAAAGGAGGAAACATTGGGGGAAAACCCGCCCAAACCCGCTGctctccagttgattcctactcatagtgaccctagatgacagagtagaactgcctcagagggtttttaaggagcacctggtggattcgaactgccaaccctttagttagcagctgtagctcttaaccactaggcaaccagaGTTTCCGTTGAGGGAAAGACTCTGCCAAAGTTCCTAaaactgggggtggggtgggggagggaaggtaAGAGGGAGGCTGGTGGCCTAGCGGGGGCTTCTGGGTCACCGCTCCCACCTCCTAGAGAGGCAGCAGTGCGGCCACCGCGTGATTAGAGGCCTTGATTGGCACGGCTGCCtggctcctccttctcctcctctgcaGGGCAGGTATTACTCTCCCAGGTTTGCAAAGAGGAAGCAGCGGCCAGAGGTGGTGAGGAACCAGGCCAAGGTCACCTGGCATAACAAGGGTTTCCCCCACCCTAAGTGCTTCCATCTCTGAATGTGAATGGACCTAAGCACTCTTTTCTCTTGCTTCTTTCTCTACCTCAGTTGCTAGCAAGGAGAATAAAAATACGGTCTTTAACCCATACATCTACTCTCTGAATGTGAATGGACCTAAGCACtcttttctcttgctcctttcTCTACCTCAGTTGCTAGCAAGGAGAATAAAAATACGGTCTTTAACCCATACGTCTACTCTCTGAATGTGAATGGACCTAAGCACtcttttctcttgctcctttcTCTACCTCAGTTGCTAGCAAGGAGAATACAAATATGGTCTTTAACCCATACGTCTACTCTCTGAATGTGAATGGACCTAAGCACtcttttctcttgctccttcCTCTACACCTCAGTTGCTAGCAAGGAGAATAAAAATGTGGTCTTTAACCCATACATCTACTGTCAACAGGTTCTCCATAagtgtgctaagtccattcaacggAGAAGCAAGTCTCTTCAATAAAgcactgggaaaattggatttccacatgcagaagaataaatcaggatccatgcctcataccacacacaaaaactcattCAAAATGGATCCAGGGCTTTAGTGTGAAAACCACAACCCTGACATTCTTAGAACAAAACATAGAGACTTGGCTGCCCCGCCTAGTTTTTAATGATAAGATTACCAGATATTACATGAAAAcaggagcaacaaaagacaaaacagataaatgggacctcataagaattaaacacttttgttgttgttcatcaaaagactttatcaaaaaagtgaggagacaacctacagatcGGGAAAATATCTTTAGGAACCCTATAGCCGACAAGGGTCTAATACccgaaatatatatatttaacgtCTACGATTTAACAACCAAAAggcaatccaatcaaaaaataggcaaataatTTCagcagatatttcaccaaagaggatattcaaatggccaacaagtacatgaaaaaatGCACAACGccacaaaaccacaatgaggcatCAATTCATTCCCATTAGGatggcttggagccctggtagcgcagtggttaagagctcggctactaaccaaaaggtcggcagcggctccttggaaatcctatggggcagttctaccaggCGCTTTAGTATGAGGTCgctaagtcggaatccacttgcggcaacgggttcggttttgggctttttttttctttaacgtatatacacacatacatatatatataactgcaGTCTTTGAGCGCCCGGCATGGGTCTGGACCTTGGCTTCAGAGCCCCGCATCTGAGGTCCTGAGCCTCAACCGAGGAAGGACAGCCTCGCAGGGCGGGTCCTCGGGAGTCTGCCCCGGACGTCCCACGGGTCGCACTGCGGCAGCTTAGGGTGGCGCCGAGCTAGCCGTGCCCAGGTCCCTCTACCTCGGACCCGCGCGGCCCCACTTCCCAGCCCGACGGGTGTCAAGGACAAACGCCCACCAGGCCCCTGGGCGGGTTTGACGCTGCCTACGGCCGGGCTCGGCCCGGGAGAACTCGAAGCCGAGAGGCAGGGGCGCGACCCCACGAGGCCTGTTCAAGGTCGGTGTATGCACCGGGGGGCTTATCTGGGGATCCTCGGTAACACTTCTCAGACTCTTTTCTCCCCCACCAGGCAAAGATGGAACTGCCCCAGAAAGCCGGCGGCGAGCGCTCTGTGCCAGGGCCCCGAGGAGGGCTTGGAAACGTTCTCCAAAAGAAGAGTTAAGCGAGCCTCTCCCCTGGGGCTGAGGGGCGAATCCAGCGTGGGCCAGTAGCTGcagtgggggcggggaggagacGGGCCTGGGCACCTGCGTGGACCGTGTCTCTTCCCCACCCTCGCCCGCCCTATCCCTGTGGCCCCGCCCGCCCGCCTGCACTCTTAACCCGTCTCGGCCCCGCGGGAGCGCCCGAAGCCTACCCCTGCCAGCCCGCGCCGTCCCGCCGGGTCCTGGAGGGCGCCCGACCCGCCGACTGCTGGCTCCCTCGAAGCTCTCGGAGGTGGGTGCCGGCCCGGGCGCACGGTCGGGCTGTAGGGCCGTCGACTGCCTGGCAGCTGGGAAGCGCGTGTGGTACTAGCTGACGCAGTTCGTTTGGGGTGGTCGTTTCGCCCTCTCCAGGGCTTTACCTCCTTAAGTGGCCTTCTACCCGAAGTCGCAGATACCTGGGGTCAGGGGAGGCCAGGAGCGGGACGCCTTCAGAGTCTCAGGAGGAGAGCAGCAGATGTGTTCGTCGTGGCTGACCTCTCTCCTGACCCCGTGTTCTTTCATTTCTGAGTCACGACCCTGTGGGTTTCCTTATCGGGCTCATTGATCTTgctctcattgaggggcttcatTCCTTAGCCGTGGTTAACTTGTGCAGCGTATCCATTAAAAAGCCGTCCTTTACGCCTGCGGCGCGGGGCCGGGAGTGCGACCGGCGGGCCAGGCTTCTCTGTCCTACCTGGCCCCTGCCCTCTCCAGGTGAGTGACCTGGAGTTTCCGAGGGACCCGGGAGCTGTGGTGGGACTTGGGCCGCATGGGGAGCGGAGCGGAGGCTGCGGAGCTCTGGGGGAAACCTGAGATAGTGCGCTGCTTTTCACCCGGGGCGGCCCGACAGTCAGCGTCTGCAGGGTCAGACATCGGCCTCGCAGCCGGTTTGGGGGCCCCCGGACCCGCCTGGGGGGCTCGGGGAGCGCGCTTCGGCCTACGCAGTCCCACCCGGGGCCCTTCAAGCTTCCCTTCCTGCTGGGAGCCCAGTGCCCCGAAGTCCTCGGACGGCCTTGTTCTCAGCCCTCGGCCCCATTCCCGGGGGTGGGAGGGTGCGGTGGCGCAGACCCACCCTATTAAAGAGTTCTGACGCCGACCTTGGAACTGGTTTTGCAGGAGCCAGAGTGGGGGCCAGATGTAGAGAGCGGGTGCTGGAAACCACTCGTGCTTGGCCCAGGAGTGTTTGGAGAGGGAAGGCAAAGGCGACACTAAGCAAGAGCCTGGAGTCGGGCACGATCCCGGCAAATTTTCGTTCGGaattttttggttgtttatttttgtttctgttgtttggTTTGTGGCACGGAAGGGTCCGCGAGATCGAATTTACCCAATTCCCATCGACCTGGGACTAGCTGGTGGAAGGAATCCGCTCTGCCTTCGGATCACACCCGGCAGGCAGAAGGAGGGCCGCGGGCAGCGCCCCGCGACGCGAACTCATCCGCTCTTTGCTTTTCCGCAGACCAGCAGCACTCTGTGCCCCGGGATGGCTCTGCGACCGCTGTGTGAGGCCGGGCCCCAGGACAAGGTGTACTACCCGCCTTTCCAGAGCAACCCCGAGGACCTGGCCGCCTACTACACGTCTTCTCTGCCCTATGGCCACTACGGGAACACCCTTACCACCGCCCAGGAGGACTACCAATCTTTCCGGCAGCTGGACTCTGCAGTGTCGGAGTCCCAGGCCATGCTCCCCTTTGCCTTCGAGACGGCAGCTCCCCTGCTGATCTCGCGTCTGGCCCTACAGCCCGAGCTGCTCTATGATCTGCCCGGATACGGCAAGGTGCCACAGTGGTACCCAATTCCCCACCTTCCCAGGGAGGTGCCACACTTTGTGAAAAGCGAGTATACAGGAGCCAGCAGTGAAGACTTCGGCCACATTGGTGGCCAGAGCAACACTGGCCAGTGTTATGGACCTGAAACTTTAATCCCGCTGCCCCCTGTGGATGCTTGCCTGCTACCTGAAGATCAGAAGACCTTCCAGTTATCCTGCATCCCCAGCAAGGGGTCTGAGGATGTCCCCAAACCCCTGAGCCCAGAGGGGAAGTCGACTCATTACCACTTCACCGCCGAGGACCTGCACTTAGTTCTGTATGGAGCCATTCGCAGCTTGAAGTATCCAGTCCACCTGCATCATGCGATTTCTGGCCTTCCGGTCCCTGCAAGCAGCTctggtaaacggagaaaaaatcACCCCGTAGTTGGGTTGGATGGTACTAGAGGTGGGAGTGTGGAAGAGGCACTTCAAATTGTTGCTGAGTCTGTACAGGTTGAGGAGTGTACTAACAACAGAAATGGAGCCCGAAGATTCTAAGCTCAATTCTAAGGCTTCACTTTTACATGACTCCCAAGGTAGGCTTTGGTCAGAGTTGAGAGAAGTGAGGGTCAGGAAAGAAATGCTTCATGCAGCCCACTTGTTATCTGTGATCAGATTCTATCTAGATGCACGGTATCTCAATGACATCTTCATGCACTTTACACTTGAAGTCCCAGCTCAGATGTTTACCATAACCTTAATCAAAATCAGCACCATCCTCTGATTCTCCAGTTTCTTAAATTTACAAAGGGGGCTTATTATACAGCCTTGCAAGTGTTGTTCTGAGCCTCATATGAAAAACTGTGTATGAAAATCTCAtttaaaaagagcagaaaaatgtaaaaatataaaggATAAACATGGCTACCTCTAGGGAGGGAAATGCCTTATAAAAGCCTTTCATAATAATGTTATTAATgaaaagtatgaaaaaaattCTTAACCTTACCTTTTTATAGGATCAAATTCTCTTCCTCAAAGTCTGGATAAAGATTCGCTTCAGCTACCAGAAGGTAGGCATGACTTGCACTTGAATTTCTTTTCCTGAGCTAATACAGATTCAGCTTCCTCACTGTATCTTCCCACCTTGATTTTTCTCTAGGTCTCTGCCTACGGTGGACGATATTTGGTGGAGTCCCACATTTTGGTGTGTTCTGTAGTAGCCTCATTGCCAAAGGAGTCAGGTTTGGGCCCTTTCAAGGTAAAGTGATCAACGCCAGTGAAATAAAGACCTATGGAGACAATTCTCTGATGTGGGAGGTAAATATATTTCTAGTGGCACTGCTGAAAATGGGGAGGGAAGCTGGTGGGGGAAAATCTTGGCCTTTGCACCTCAGGGAATGTTCCGGCCTGAATCAGTTAGTTCTCTTTGTGCTGTTTTGCAACATAAAGGGGAGAAATGGCAGGCCTCACTACTTGAGGATGGCACCTTTGCATGAATTCTATGAGTTCTCTGGTCTCTTAGGTCATTTTAGTCTATGAAGGTTAGCCAACAGATATGCATTTAAAGAATTAATGCATTGTGTTATATTTATAGGAAAATCCAAATGGCTGAAAATATGCCAAAGGAGagagaattaattttaaaatttgatatgTATTTGCCTATGCAGTTAGCAAAGAAGTTTTAAAACTGATACCCTTCAAGCTAGCAAAGGTGGACAGGACATACTGGTGGGTCTACAATTTGTTACCTGTATGGAAAACAATTTATCAGAACGGATCAAGTACCTTCCAGTGTTTAAAGCCTCTTGACACAGAATTTCTACTTCTAGTAATATAGTTTAGGAAAGTAATCTGAAATTCAGACTATGTAGAAGATGTTAATCGTGGGGTTGTTCATAATGAAACATTAGAGACATTGGAATTGCCCAGAGTGGAGAAAGACTTAAATTACAGACCCATCAATATGCATGAAAACTAGGTTGGAATAAAATACACAATCGGTTGTCTGTAAGTGTTGGAATTAAATGTAATCTTCTCTTGTTTCCCTTAAAAactaatatataaaattataaagttaACATCTGCGTACAACAGAGATTTGGAAATCAAGAAAGTAATAAAGTGAAAAATCCTTAAAAATCTGTCACATCATTGATGGAGATGCCTTTAAGCCTAAGTAAATTTATATACTACTTGTAATGGTGTCAAATCTAATTCATAGGAACTCAAGTATGAGATCTGGGTTATTCATttctaataaataaatgtataaaaaaaatagggtaggCAAAAGATGTACATTCCAAACTTCATGTCTTATTTCATTTAGATCTTTGAGGATGGTCAGTTGAGCCACTTTGTAGATGGAAAAGGAGGTGCAGGGAACTGGATGTCCTACGTCAACTGTGCCCGATTCCCCGAGGAACAGAACCTAGTTGCCGTGCAGTGTAAAGGGCAGATATTTTATGAGAGCTGCAAGGAGATCTACCAGAACCAGGAGCTCCTTGTGTGGTATGGAGACTGCTATGAGAAGTTTTTGGACATTCCCTTGAGACTTCGGTTCACAGACCAGGGCAAGCCATTACCTGGGCCCTCTGAAGGTAAGTGCATTCCCTGCCTCACCCGCTGGAGCCCTCCTCATGGAAGTTCTGGGCTCATGTCCTCAAACCCTCCTGTAGCCAGCTCCCCACCTGTAAGCTCCTCTCTCCCACAGGCTAATGGAAAAGACTAAACAGAGTGTCTTTAACCAGGGATGCATAACCCAGCTGGAGGAAAACACCTTCACCTTCCCTTCTACCTCTTCACCCTCTCCCAGAGAATGAAATAAGTGGATGCAAACTCTGCC harbors:
- the PRDM14 gene encoding PR domain zinc finger protein 14; protein product: MALRPLCEAGPQDKVYYPPFQSNPEDLAAYYTSSLPYGHYGNTLTTAQEDYQSFRQLDSAVSESQAMLPFAFETAAPLLISRLALQPELLYDLPGYGKVPQWYPIPHLPREVPHFVKSEYTGASSEDFGHIGGQSNTGQCYGPETLIPLPPVDACLLPEDQKTFQLSCIPSKGSEDVPKPLSPEGKSTHYHFTAEDLHLVLYGAIRSLKYPVHLHHAISGLPVPASSSGSNSLPQSLDKDSLQLPEGLCLRWTIFGGVPHFGVFCSSLIAKGVRFGPFQGKVINASEIKTYGDNSLMWEIFEDGQLSHFVDGKGGAGNWMSYVNCARFPEEQNLVAVQCKGQIFYESCKEIYQNQELLVWYGDCYEKFLDIPLRLRFTDQGKPLPGPSEESEEGYRCERCGKVFTYKYYKDKHLKYTSCVDKGDRKFPCSLCNRSFEKRDRLRIHVLHVHEKHRPYKCSTCGKCFSQSSSLNKHMRIHSGERPYQCVYCTKTFTASSILRTHIRQHSGEKPFKCKYCGKCFASHAAHDSHVRRSHKDDDHGFSVSVEKSQIKRLSTAT